Proteins from a genomic interval of Phenylobacterium sp. LH3H17:
- a CDS encoding autotransporter assembly complex family protein, giving the protein MGVARLVVAFAASAALCAHGAARAEAPRAAVEGELTGDLRAAIIRAVGESDKPISSRFEARRRAREAAESAIAVLRSEGYYAYEVEPDVGEAEPPAAVVKVTPGPRFTIAEPTIEWMATPPSPEVQASGEAVMGLATGQPGRAADVVGAEGRIVAAAQKRGYADVAPVPRQVIVDHADRTVRPTFRIDSGPLVRLNGMEVSGGERTRRAWLNQMAPWRPGEVYDPEDVGELERRLLDTGVYDSVTVSLAPPGRTTPEGLRPVVVSLVDRAPRTIELGASYSTSEGVGADARWTRYNTFGRADTLSFAARASDIDSRLVAEATLPHWRRAQQTLKSAAAIYDVKTDAYDETGFGVRADVQRRFFKTSYITLGGSLDYSETAEKQTKLLTPLGRDLWTAAVLAAASLDRSDDPLDPKRGWRLEVRAEPTYIAGDDSLAYLKVQTQGSIYMPFGPRARTVLAARGKVGAMIGGSVPEVPASRRFYSGGGGSVRGYAYQAIGPRLADNTPQGGASVLEASFEVRQRIGQRWGVVAFIDGGAVGDRQFPAGDDFSAGVGLGVRYDLGFGPIRADIAIPLDKREGDAAFQIYLSIGQSF; this is encoded by the coding sequence ATTGGCGTGGCGCGACTGGTCGTCGCATTCGCCGCCTCGGCGGCTTTGTGTGCGCACGGCGCGGCTCGCGCCGAGGCGCCGCGTGCGGCTGTCGAGGGGGAGCTGACGGGCGACCTGCGCGCGGCGATCATCCGCGCCGTCGGCGAGTCCGACAAACCGATCAGCAGCCGCTTCGAGGCCCGCCGCCGCGCCCGCGAGGCCGCCGAGAGCGCCATCGCCGTGCTGCGGTCCGAGGGCTACTACGCCTACGAGGTCGAGCCCGACGTGGGGGAGGCCGAGCCGCCCGCCGCGGTGGTCAAGGTGACGCCGGGGCCCCGGTTCACCATCGCCGAGCCGACCATCGAATGGATGGCGACCCCGCCTTCGCCGGAAGTCCAGGCCTCGGGCGAGGCGGTCATGGGCCTGGCGACGGGCCAACCGGGCCGCGCCGCCGACGTGGTCGGCGCCGAGGGTCGCATCGTCGCGGCCGCCCAGAAGCGCGGCTACGCCGATGTGGCGCCGGTTCCGCGCCAGGTGATCGTCGACCATGCCGACAGGACGGTGCGTCCGACGTTCCGGATCGACTCCGGCCCGCTGGTGCGGTTGAACGGCATGGAGGTGAGCGGGGGCGAGCGGACCCGGCGGGCCTGGCTGAACCAGATGGCGCCCTGGCGTCCCGGCGAGGTCTATGACCCCGAGGATGTCGGGGAGCTGGAGCGGCGATTGCTGGATACGGGGGTCTATGACTCGGTGACCGTGTCCCTGGCCCCGCCGGGCCGGACCACGCCGGAGGGCCTGCGGCCGGTGGTGGTCAGCCTGGTCGACCGCGCGCCGCGCACCATCGAGCTGGGGGCCAGCTACTCGACCAGCGAAGGGGTGGGCGCCGACGCCCGGTGGACGCGCTACAACACCTTTGGACGGGCCGACACCCTGTCGTTCGCCGCCCGCGCCTCCGACATCGACAGCCGCCTGGTGGCCGAAGCGACCTTGCCCCACTGGCGGCGCGCCCAGCAGACCCTGAAGTCCGCCGCGGCGATCTATGACGTCAAGACCGACGCCTATGACGAGACCGGCTTCGGAGTCCGCGCCGACGTCCAGCGGCGATTCTTCAAGACCTCCTATATCACGCTGGGCGGATCGCTGGACTACAGCGAGACCGCGGAGAAGCAGACCAAGCTGCTGACCCCCCTCGGGCGCGACCTGTGGACGGCGGCGGTGCTGGCCGCGGCGTCTCTGGATCGATCCGATGACCCATTGGATCCAAAGCGCGGCTGGCGGCTGGAGGTGCGGGCCGAACCCACCTACATCGCCGGGGACGACAGCCTGGCCTATCTGAAGGTCCAGACCCAGGGCTCGATCTACATGCCGTTCGGCCCCCGCGCCCGCACCGTCCTGGCCGCCCGGGGCAAGGTCGGGGCGATGATCGGCGGATCGGTCCCCGAGGTCCCGGCCTCGCGGCGCTTCTATTCCGGCGGCGGCGGATCGGTGCGCGGCTACGCTTATCAGGCCATCGGCCCGCGCCTGGCCGACAACACCCCGCAGGGCGGCGCCTCGGTGCTGGAGGCCTCGTTCGAGGTCCGCCAGCGGATCGGGCAGCGTTGGGGCGTGGTGGCCTTCATCGACGGGGGCGCGGTGGGCGACCGTCAGTTCCCGGCCGGGGATGATTTCAGCGCCGGCGTCGGCCTCGGCGTGCGCTACGATCTGGGCTTCGGCCCGATCCGCGCGGATATCGCCATCCCGCTGGACAAGCGCGAGGGCGACGCCGCCTTCCAGATCTATCTCAGCATCGGACAGAGTTTTTGA
- a CDS encoding circularly permuted type 2 ATP-grasp protein has translation MLTSRGLVRPHYAALDARIATLAAADMAERQRVLERYFLLQGITFTVYGGESSTERIIPTDLLPRIIPAEEWSKIETGLTQRLKALNMFLADIYGEQQILMDGVVPRELVLSAPSYRREMQNLYVPHQAYANVCGSDLIRQTDGAFAVLEDNLRVPSGVSYMLANREASRRTFPGTFRAANVRAIDRYPDLLLATLKSMAADWRPNPQVAVLTPGVYNSAYYEHAYLARLMGCPLVEGRDLVVHDNMVYMRTTTGLRRIDVIYRRVDDDFIDPLTFRRDSGLGVAGLFNAYRAGNVVICNAPGTGVADDKAVYAYVPAIIRYYLGEDAILPNIETYLCRETSQLNHVLANLDKLVVKAVGASGGYGMLIGPHASKQERADFAEAIRADPDNYIAQPTIQLSTAPCLVDGAIEPRHVDLRPFILSGEKIVVTPGALTRVALRKGSLVVNSSQGGGSKDTWVLADGKEAQP, from the coding sequence ATGCTGACCTCCCGCGGTCTTGTGCGGCCGCACTACGCCGCGCTCGACGCTCGCATCGCCACCCTGGCGGCGGCCGACATGGCCGAGCGCCAGCGGGTGCTGGAACGCTATTTCCTGCTGCAGGGCATCACCTTCACCGTCTATGGGGGCGAGAGCTCGACCGAGCGGATCATCCCCACCGACCTGCTGCCGCGGATCATCCCGGCCGAGGAATGGTCGAAGATCGAGACGGGCCTCACCCAGCGCCTGAAGGCGCTGAACATGTTCCTCGCCGACATCTATGGCGAGCAGCAGATCCTGATGGACGGGGTGGTGCCGCGCGAGCTGGTGCTGAGCGCGCCATCCTATCGCCGGGAGATGCAGAACCTCTACGTGCCGCACCAGGCCTACGCCAATGTCTGCGGCTCGGACCTGATCCGCCAGACCGACGGCGCCTTCGCCGTGCTTGAGGACAATCTGCGGGTGCCGTCCGGCGTCTCCTACATGCTGGCCAACCGCGAGGCCTCGCGAAGGACCTTCCCGGGCACCTTCCGGGCGGCCAATGTGCGAGCTATCGACCGATATCCCGACCTGTTGCTGGCGACGCTCAAGAGCATGGCGGCCGACTGGCGGCCCAATCCCCAGGTCGCGGTCCTGACCCCTGGCGTCTACAACTCCGCCTATTACGAGCACGCCTACCTGGCCCGATTGATGGGCTGTCCGTTGGTCGAGGGCCGCGATCTCGTGGTCCACGACAACATGGTCTACATGCGCACCACCACCGGCCTGCGGCGGATCGACGTGATCTATCGCCGGGTGGACGACGACTTCATCGACCCCCTCACCTTCCGCCGGGATTCGGGCCTGGGGGTCGCGGGCCTGTTCAACGCCTACCGAGCCGGCAATGTGGTGATCTGCAATGCGCCCGGCACCGGCGTGGCCGACGACAAGGCGGTCTACGCCTATGTCCCGGCGATCATCCGCTACTACCTTGGCGAGGACGCCATCCTGCCCAACATCGAGACCTATCTCTGCCGGGAGACCTCCCAGCTCAACCACGTCCTGGCCAATCTGGACAAGCTCGTGGTTAAGGCTGTCGGCGCCTCGGGCGGCTACGGCATGTTGATCGGCCCCCACGCCAGCAAGCAGGAGCGCGCCGACTTCGCCGAGGCGATCAGGGCCGACCCGGACAACTACATCGCCCAGCCGACCATCCAGCTCTCCACCGCCCCCTGCCTGGTCGACGGGGCTATCGAACCGCGCCACGTGGATCTGCGGCCCTTCATCCTGTCCGGGGAAAAGATCGTGGTGACTCCCGGCGCCCTTACCCGCGTCGCCCTGCGCAAGGGCTCGCTCGTGGTCAATTCCAGCCAGGGTGGCGGGTCCAAGGACACCTGGGTCCTGGCCGACGGCAAGGAGGCGCAGCCATGA
- a CDS encoding alpha-E domain-containing protein, translating to MMLARVADSLYWIGRYVERAEHMCRLSDVMLNATLDRTEGAAQVARIALAAVGDSDRGHIANPYEATLAMALDREDPGSIVSSLALARENARQVRDQITTETWERLNLIYLKMTGPDAAKSFADGSSAFLHDVIADLHLFRGAADATMSHGEGWRFLLLGMYLERAQLIGRLLEVCFGNRRRGAFDEHFALVSVLRMSCALEPYLRRYTADIQPRKVLEFLLLDEDFPRSIRFATARIEEHTTAASRYVEAGHAGPERLAGRLKARLQYADMDELQVAGASALISTVLDECVAIHQSIYETFVHYSLEMRLPA from the coding sequence ATGATGCTCGCGAGGGTCGCTGACAGTCTCTACTGGATCGGCCGATATGTGGAACGGGCCGAGCACATGTGCCGGCTCTCGGACGTCATGCTCAACGCCACCCTCGACCGCACCGAGGGCGCGGCCCAGGTGGCCCGCATCGCCCTTGCCGCCGTCGGCGATTCCGACCGCGGCCATATCGCCAATCCCTATGAGGCGACCCTGGCCATGGCCCTCGACCGGGAGGACCCTGGCTCGATCGTCTCGTCCCTGGCGCTCGCCCGCGAAAACGCCCGCCAGGTGCGCGACCAGATCACCACAGAGACCTGGGAGCGGCTGAACCTCATCTATCTGAAGATGACCGGCCCGGACGCCGCCAAGTCCTTCGCCGACGGCTCCTCGGCCTTCCTGCACGACGTGATCGCCGACCTGCACCTGTTCCGCGGCGCGGCCGACGCCACCATGAGCCACGGCGAGGGATGGCGGTTCCTGCTGCTGGGCATGTATCTGGAGCGCGCCCAGCTCATCGGCCGGCTGTTGGAGGTCTGTTTCGGCAACCGCCGCCGCGGCGCCTTCGACGAGCACTTCGCCCTGGTCAGCGTGCTGCGCATGAGCTGCGCGCTGGAGCCCTACCTGAGGCGCTACACCGCCGACATCCAACCCCGGAAGGTCCTGGAGTTCCTGTTGCTGGACGAGGACTTCCCCCGCTCCATCCGGTTCGCCACCGCCCGGATCGAGGAACACACCACCGCGGCCAGCCGCTATGTTGAAGCCGGGCACGCCGGGCCGGAGCGTCTGGCCGGGCGGCTGAAGGCGCGCCTGCAATACGCTGACATGGACGAACTGCAGGTGGCCGGCGCCAGCGCGCTGATCTCCACCGTGCTGGACGAATGCGTGGCGATCCACCAGTCGATCTACGAGACCTTCGTCCACTATTCCCTTGAAATGCGACTGCCCGCCTGA
- a CDS encoding transglutaminase family protein, translated as MLLEVRHVTQYHYAEPVRESVMEVWMQPQKGARQRLVSFDLDLDPAAQLFSYADPFGNAVYHFDVPQPHDRLNIIARSAVETQAPAALPEALDTGEWDRLRSDFVRGENFDFLRHHGFAVETPALKAFVAEREIDRLKALDPLRAVRELSRIIYESFEYEAGVTHADSPIDHALETRRGVCQDFSHIMLAICRSWGVPARYVSGYLFTDRKAGDRSDPDATHAWVEVFLPSTRWIGLDPTNNVIAGERHIAAAMGRDYNDVPPSRGVYKGEAESQLAVGVSVRRARAAVTEPEFIRAAQPAFAHGGRRRGAAGGLTYDQQQQQQQ; from the coding sequence ATGCTTTTGGAAGTCCGCCACGTCACCCAGTACCACTATGCCGAGCCCGTGCGCGAAAGCGTCATGGAGGTATGGATGCAGCCGCAGAAGGGCGCCCGCCAGCGGCTGGTCAGCTTCGACCTCGACCTCGACCCGGCCGCGCAGCTGTTCTCCTACGCCGACCCATTCGGCAATGCGGTCTATCATTTCGACGTGCCCCAGCCGCACGACCGGCTGAACATCATCGCCCGCTCGGCGGTGGAGACCCAGGCGCCGGCCGCCCTGCCAGAGGCCCTGGACACGGGCGAATGGGACCGACTGCGCAGCGACTTCGTCCGCGGCGAGAATTTCGACTTCCTGCGCCATCATGGCTTCGCGGTGGAGACGCCGGCCCTGAAGGCCTTCGTCGCCGAGCGCGAGATCGACAGGCTGAAAGCCCTCGACCCTCTTCGTGCCGTGCGCGAACTGTCGAGGATCATCTACGAGTCCTTCGAGTACGAGGCCGGCGTCACCCACGCCGACAGCCCCATCGACCACGCCCTGGAAACCCGCCGTGGGGTCTGCCAGGACTTCAGCCACATCATGCTGGCGATCTGCCGATCCTGGGGCGTGCCGGCGCGCTATGTCTCGGGCTACCTGTTCACCGACCGCAAGGCCGGCGACCGCTCCGACCCGGACGCTACGCATGCCTGGGTAGAGGTTTTCCTGCCCTCGACCCGCTGGATCGGCCTCGATCCCACCAACAACGTCATCGCCGGCGAGCGCCACATCGCCGCTGCCATGGGCCGGGACTACAACGACGTCCCGCCCTCGCGCGGGGTCTATAAGGGCGAGGCCGAGAGCCAGTTGGCGGTGGGGGTTTCGGTTCGCCGGGCGCGGGCGGCGGTTACGGAGCCGGAATTCATCCGCGCGGCCCAGCCCGCCTTCGCCCACGGTGGCCGCAGGCGCGGAGCCGCCGGCGGCCTGACCTACGACCAGCAGCAGCAGCAGCAGCAGTAG
- a CDS encoding sulfate/molybdate ABC transporter ATP-binding protein: MTISIRSVEKTFGRYPALNGVSLEIADGELLALLGPSGSGKTTLLRVIAGLEFPEKGQVLYGEQDMTYASAAARRVGFVFQQYALFRHMTVARNVAFGLDVRKGGDKPSKSEIAARVDELLQLVELGDLGKRYPAQLSGGQRQRVALARALAVSPSVLLLDEPFGALDATVRKSLRKELRRIHDATGVTTIFVTHDQEEALELADRVAILNNGVIEQVGRPHEVHDQPAGAFVCGFVGEANRFEGAVKGGRFRAAEIELPARGVGDGAAVAFVRPHEFTLAPAGQEQLFLTTERVAPSGPVVRVDGLTLGGQRIEAAFSRELAGQFQPGARLGLAAQRSYIFSA; this comes from the coding sequence ATGACCATTTCCATCCGTTCGGTGGAGAAGACCTTCGGTCGCTATCCGGCGCTGAACGGGGTGAGCCTGGAGATCGCCGACGGCGAACTTCTGGCCCTGCTCGGCCCCTCGGGTTCGGGCAAGACCACCCTGCTGCGGGTCATCGCCGGCCTGGAATTCCCCGAAAAGGGCCAGGTGCTCTATGGCGAGCAGGACATGACCTACGCCAGCGCCGCGGCCCGTCGCGTGGGCTTCGTGTTCCAGCAGTACGCCCTGTTCCGCCACATGACCGTGGCGCGCAACGTCGCCTTCGGCCTGGACGTGCGCAAGGGCGGCGACAAGCCGTCTAAGAGCGAGATCGCCGCCCGCGTCGACGAGCTGCTGCAGCTCGTGGAGCTGGGCGACCTTGGCAAGCGCTATCCGGCCCAGCTCTCCGGCGGCCAGCGGCAGCGCGTCGCGCTCGCCCGCGCGCTGGCGGTCAGTCCCAGCGTCCTACTGCTGGACGAGCCCTTCGGGGCCCTCGACGCCACGGTGCGCAAGTCCCTGCGCAAGGAGCTGCGCCGGATTCACGACGCCACCGGGGTCACCACCATCTTCGTCACCCATGATCAGGAGGAGGCCCTGGAGCTGGCCGACCGGGTGGCGATCCTCAACAACGGCGTGATCGAGCAAGTGGGCAGGCCCCACGAGGTCCACGACCAGCCGGCCGGCGCCTTCGTCTGCGGCTTCGTCGGCGAGGCCAATCGCTTCGAGGGCGCGGTGAAGGGCGGGCGGTTCCGCGCCGCCGAGATCGAGCTGCCGGCCCGTGGCGTCGGCGACGGCGCGGCGGTGGCCTTCGTCCGTCCCCATGAGTTCACCCTGGCCCCGGCCGGCCAGGAGCAGCTCTTCCTGACCACGGAGCGCGTGGCGCCTAGCGGTCCGGTGGTGAGGGTGGACGGCCTGACCCTCGGCGGCCAGCGGATCGAGGCGGCCTTCTCACGCGAACTCGCCGGCCAGTTCCAGCCCGGCGCCCGCCTGGGGCTCGCCGCACAACGCTCATACATCTTCAGCGCGTAG
- the cysW gene encoding sulfate ABC transporter permease subunit CysW, with translation MSRRPRHPTEDPAWAKAIVLTLVAMFLVSVLILPMVTVFFEALRKGMGPALEAMGQEDARAAIKLTLITAAITVPFNAVFGVCAAWAIAKHQFPGKAFLITLIDLPFSVSPVVAGLIYVLVFGAQGWFGPWLIEHDIKVIFAIPGIVLATIFVTFPFIARELIPLMQEQGTDEEEAAVSMGASGLRTFWSVTAPNIRWGLLYGVLLCNARAMGEFGAVSVVSGHIRGLTNTMPLHVEILYNEYDFVGAFAVAALLCFLAIVTLVLKAGLELIQPQTRPGRH, from the coding sequence ATGAGCCGCCGCCCGCGCCACCCCACCGAGGATCCCGCCTGGGCCAAGGCCATCGTCCTCACCCTGGTGGCCATGTTCCTGGTCAGCGTGCTGATCCTGCCCATGGTCACGGTGTTCTTCGAGGCCCTGCGCAAGGGTATGGGACCGGCCCTGGAGGCGATGGGGCAGGAGGACGCCCGCGCCGCGATCAAGCTAACCCTGATCACCGCGGCGATCACCGTGCCGTTCAACGCGGTGTTCGGGGTCTGCGCCGCCTGGGCGATCGCCAAACACCAGTTCCCGGGCAAGGCCTTCCTGATCACCCTGATCGACCTGCCGTTCTCGGTGTCGCCGGTGGTGGCGGGCCTGATCTATGTGCTGGTGTTCGGGGCCCAGGGCTGGTTCGGTCCCTGGCTGATCGAGCACGACATCAAGGTGATTTTCGCAATTCCGGGCATCGTGCTGGCGACCATATTCGTCACCTTCCCGTTCATCGCCCGCGAGCTGATCCCGCTGATGCAAGAGCAGGGGACGGACGAGGAGGAGGCCGCGGTCTCGATGGGCGCATCGGGCCTGCGCACCTTCTGGAGCGTGACCGCGCCGAATATCCGCTGGGGGCTGCTGTACGGCGTGCTGCTGTGCAACGCCCGGGCGATGGGGGAGTTCGGCGCGGTCTCGGTGGTCTCGGGCCACATCCGCGGCCTGACCAACACCATGCCGCTCCATGTGGAGATCCTGTACAACGAGTACGACTTCGTCGGCGCCTTCGCCGTCGCCGCCCTGCTCTGCTTCCTGGCCATCGTCACCCTGGTGCTGAAGGCCGGTCTCGAACTCATCCAGCCGCAGACGCGGCCCGGCCGTCATTGA
- the cysT gene encoding sulfate ABC transporter permease subunit CysT, translating to MTATHPPQTAPRRPVFRRRSAIPGFSLTLGVTLSILSLVVLIPLVAVALKASQQTFPELLEAAFNARALTAYRLSFGAALVAALVNGVFGVLTCWALVRYEFPLKSLVNGVIDLPFALPTAVAGIALATLYAPNGWVGALFAPSGIKIAYTPLGVVIALTFIGLPFVVRTLEPVMRDLAHDVEEAAASLGANRLDTILRVILPALGPAWLTGFALAFARGVGEYGSVIFIAGNMPYKSEIAPLLIVIELEQYDYAGAATVAVVMLGVSFLMLFFINAVQAWARRFS from the coding sequence ATGACGGCGACCCACCCGCCACAGACCGCGCCGCGCAGACCGGTGTTCCGCCGTCGCTCGGCGATCCCCGGGTTCTCGCTGACCCTGGGCGTGACGCTGTCAATCCTGTCGCTCGTGGTCCTGATCCCGCTGGTCGCGGTGGCGCTGAAGGCCTCGCAGCAGACCTTTCCGGAACTCCTGGAGGCGGCCTTCAACGCGCGGGCGCTCACCGCCTACCGGCTGTCCTTCGGGGCGGCCCTGGTGGCGGCCCTGGTCAATGGGGTGTTCGGGGTCCTGACATGCTGGGCCCTGGTCCGCTATGAGTTTCCCTTAAAGAGCCTGGTCAATGGCGTCATCGACCTGCCCTTCGCCTTGCCCACCGCGGTGGCCGGCATCGCGCTCGCCACCCTCTACGCCCCCAACGGCTGGGTCGGCGCCCTGTTCGCGCCGTCCGGGATCAAGATCGCCTACACGCCGCTGGGCGTGGTCATCGCGCTCACCTTTATCGGCCTGCCGTTCGTCGTGCGGACCCTGGAGCCGGTGATGCGGGACCTCGCCCACGATGTTGAGGAGGCGGCGGCCAGCCTGGGCGCCAACAGGCTGGACACCATCCTGCGCGTGATCCTGCCGGCGCTGGGGCCCGCCTGGCTCACCGGATTCGCGCTCGCCTTCGCCCGTGGGGTCGGGGAGTACGGCTCGGTGATCTTCATCGCGGGCAACATGCCCTACAAGTCCGAGATCGCGCCGTTGCTGATCGTCATCGAGCTGGAGCAGTACGACTATGCCGGGGCGGCCACCGTGGCGGTGGTCATGCTGGGCGTCTCATTCCTGATGCTGTTCTTCATCAACGCCGTCCAGGCCTGGGCGAGGCGCTTTTCATGA
- the tgt gene encoding tRNA guanosine(34) transglycosylase Tgt has product MAAFDFEIAATEGSARTGVLKTPRGDIRTPAFMPVGTAATVKAMTVDQVAQTGADIILGNTYHLMLRPTAERVARLGGLHRFMRWERPILTDSGGFQVMSLSKIAKVTEESVAFQSHIDGSRHVLTPERSIEIQADLLGSDIVMQLDECVAWPAEEKRAAEAMRLSARWGARSKAAFGEREGQALFGIQQGSTFEHLRKESADRLIETGYDGYALGGLAVGEGHAAMCEVLDYAPAMLPADRPRYLMGVGKPIDLVEAVARGIDMFDCVLPTRSGRHGQAWTWEGSVNLKNARFAEDDSPLDDTSDCPASSHYSKAYLHHLVKSQEILGQVLLSWHNIAHFQALTAAMRSAIAEGRFEAFRREFKARQRIG; this is encoded by the coding sequence ATGGCCGCCTTTGACTTCGAGATCGCCGCGACAGAAGGCTCGGCCCGGACCGGAGTCCTGAAGACCCCCCGCGGCGACATCCGCACGCCGGCCTTCATGCCCGTGGGCACGGCGGCCACGGTGAAGGCCATGACCGTCGACCAGGTCGCCCAGACCGGCGCCGACATCATCTTGGGCAACACCTATCACCTGATGCTGCGCCCCACCGCCGAGCGGGTGGCGCGGCTGGGCGGGCTGCACCGGTTCATGCGCTGGGAGCGACCCATCCTCACCGACTCCGGCGGCTTCCAGGTGATGAGTCTGTCGAAGATCGCAAAGGTCACCGAGGAGTCGGTGGCCTTCCAGAGCCATATCGACGGCTCGCGCCACGTGCTGACGCCCGAGCGTTCCATCGAGATCCAGGCCGACCTGCTGGGCTCCGACATCGTCATGCAGCTGGATGAGTGCGTCGCCTGGCCGGCGGAGGAGAAGCGCGCGGCCGAGGCCATGCGCCTGTCGGCCCGCTGGGGCGCGCGGTCCAAGGCGGCCTTCGGCGAGCGCGAGGGCCAGGCCCTGTTCGGCATCCAGCAGGGCTCGACCTTCGAGCATCTTCGCAAGGAGTCGGCCGACCGGCTGATCGAGACCGGCTACGACGGCTACGCCCTGGGCGGCCTGGCGGTTGGCGAGGGCCACGCGGCCATGTGTGAGGTGTTGGATTATGCGCCGGCGATGCTGCCGGCCGACCGGCCGCGCTACCTGATGGGAGTCGGCAAGCCCATCGACCTCGTGGAGGCTGTGGCCCGCGGGATCGACATGTTCGATTGCGTCCTGCCTACCAGGTCGGGCCGGCACGGCCAGGCCTGGACCTGGGAAGGCTCGGTCAACCTCAAGAACGCCCGGTTCGCTGAAGACGACAGCCCGCTGGACGACACCAGCGACTGCCCGGCCTCCAGCCACTATTCCAAAGCCTATCTGCACCACTTGGTGAAGTCGCAGGAGATCCTGGGCCAGGTGCTGCTCTCCTGGCACAACATCGCCCACTTCCAGGCCCTGACCGCCGCCATGCGCAGCGCCATCGCCGAAGGCCGCTTCGAGGCCTTCCGCCGTGAGTTCAAGGCCCGTCAGCGGATCGGGTAG
- the queA gene encoding tRNA preQ1(34) S-adenosylmethionine ribosyltransferase-isomerase QueA produces MQLADFDFDLPEDRIALRPASPRDSARLLLVAPGAAFRDLKVGDLPGELRAGDVLVFNDTKVIPARLKGRRTREGSDIAVEATLHRRLSPSRWTAFMRPGKRLSPGDRVHFGSMHDRACYLGALDATLMEKGEGGEVTLSFDLMGPDLDAAIAERGAMPLPPYIAAKRGEDDRDRADYQTVYADEEGSVAAPTAGLHFTPELMARLAAMGVGLQFVTLHVGAGTFLPVKTENLADHRMHAEYGEVDAATAEALNAAKAAGGRIVCVGTTSLRLIESATGEDGVVRPFAAETAIFITPGYRFRAVDGLMTNFHLPKSTLFMLVSAFAGQETMKRAYAHAIADGYRFYSYGDASLLWSAA; encoded by the coding sequence ATGCAGCTTGCCGATTTCGATTTCGACCTGCCCGAGGACCGCATCGCCCTGCGGCCCGCGAGCCCGCGCGATTCCGCTCGCCTGCTGCTGGTGGCGCCTGGCGCGGCCTTCCGTGACCTCAAGGTAGGCGACCTGCCCGGCGAGCTCCGGGCGGGCGATGTGCTGGTGTTCAACGACACCAAGGTGATCCCGGCCCGGCTCAAGGGCCGGCGCACCCGCGAGGGCTCCGATATCGCAGTAGAGGCCACCCTTCACCGACGGTTGTCACCCTCGCGCTGGACGGCCTTCATGCGGCCCGGCAAGCGCTTGTCGCCCGGGGACCGGGTGCATTTCGGCTCCATGCATGATCGCGCCTGCTATCTCGGAGCCCTCGACGCCACCCTGATGGAAAAGGGCGAGGGCGGGGAGGTGACGCTCAGCTTTGACCTCATGGGCCCCGACCTGGACGCTGCCATCGCCGAGCGCGGCGCGATGCCGCTGCCGCCTTACATCGCCGCCAAGCGGGGTGAGGACGACCGCGACCGGGCCGACTACCAGACTGTCTATGCCGACGAGGAAGGCTCGGTCGCTGCGCCCACCGCCGGCCTTCACTTCACGCCTGAGCTGATGGCGCGGCTAGCGGCCATGGGCGTGGGCCTGCAGTTCGTGACCCTGCACGTGGGTGCGGGGACCTTCCTGCCGGTGAAGACCGAGAACCTGGCCGACCACCGGATGCACGCCGAATATGGAGAGGTCGACGCCGCCACGGCCGAGGCCCTGAACGCCGCCAAGGCCGCCGGCGGCCGGATCGTCTGCGTCGGCACCACGTCGCTGCGGCTGATCGAGAGCGCCACCGGCGAGGACGGGGTGGTCAGGCCCTTCGCGGCCGAGACCGCCATCTTCATTACGCCGGGCTACCGGTTTCGCGCCGTCGACGGGCTGATGACCAACTTCCACCTGCCCAAGTCGACCCTGTTCATGCTGGTCAGCGCCTTCGCCGGCCAGGAGACCATGAAGCGCGCATACGCCCACGCCATCGCGGACGGCTATCGCTTCTATTCCTATGGCGATGCGAGCCTGCTCTGGAGCGCCGCCTGA